A region of the Dysgonomonas mossii genome:
AAGCAATAAATGGTGAAGCGCATGAGTTTCCGTTTGATGTAGAGGCTTTGAAGAAAGCATGTGATAAGGCCGGCGAGATATTAGATGTTAAAGTATATGGAGGAGACTGCGTTGTAGACGAGGATGGCTCTTTTAAAATTATTGACTTTAACGATTGGCCGAGCTTTGCTCCTTGTAGAAGTGATGCAGCACCTAAGATTGCAGAGTGTGTTCATAAGCAGATTCAGAGAGATTTGCAAGGATAATTATAATAAGGTTATATTTGCATTATACGAAAAGTAGTTTGTAATAAAAGTAGTATCAATAAATTAAATGGATAATAAACAACCGACACTTGAATCTACTCTAAAATCAACGGATACAGAAGAGTTTATAGATATTCATTTCTATCGTCCGATCGGTTATCGTTGGGCTCTATTGTTTCAGAAATTAGGTGTTACTCCTAATGCTGTCACCATAGCAAGTATCTTCTTGGGGATAGGGTCTGGGATATGTTTTTATTTTGACAATATATGGATATCTTTGTTAGGGATATTTTTACTTGTATGGGCAAACTCTTATGATAGTGCAGATGGACAGTTGGCTCGCATGACAAAGCAGTTTTCTGCTTTGGGGCGTGTCTTGGATGGTTTTGCCGGTAATCTGTGGTTCGCTTCCATTTATGTAGGTATTTGCTTACGCCTTTATCCTGAATGGGGTGGATGGATATGGGTTTTAGCTTGTGTTACAGGTTATTTCCATTCCAAACAAGCGGAGATGGCGGATTATTACCGTAATGTGCATTTACTCTTCCTTAAAGGGAAAGCAGGGAGTGAATTAGACAATTCGGCCGAGCTTACTGCCAAATTTAAAGAACTAACTTGGAGTAAAAACTTCGGAGCAAAAATCGTATTGTTTTTCTATCGTAATTATACCACGGATCAGGAAAACCGATCTCCAAGACTTCAGGTTTTATTTCGATTACTCAGAGAAAGATTTGGAGATGTTGCTCCTGAAAGTTTCCGCAACGATTTCAGAGAGAAAAGCCTCCCCTTGATGAAATATACCAATATTCTTTCTTTCAATACACGATCTATCGCATTGTTTGTGTCTATATTGTTGGGGTGGCCTTGGTTGTATTTTGTATTTGAATTAACTGTATTGAATATACTGCTTGTATATATGGTAACAAGGCATGAGAAGATAAGCAAAGGCTTTGTTCTGGATATAAAGAGTGGGAAATACAATTAAAATAAGTTTTAGCATGTTTGATTTGTCAAAAGTAAAAGGGATTATCTTCGATTACGGAGGTACTATAGATAGCAATGGTAAGCATTGGGCTGAAGTTTTATGGGAATCATATTTGGATAATGAGGTTCCTGTAACCAGAGAACAGTTTCGTGAGGCGTTTGTATATGTAGAACGTTATCTGGCTGCTAACCTTGTTATATTACCCGAAGATAACTTTCATGTTTTACTGAAGAAGAAAGTAACTCTTCAAATAGAATATCTTTTGGAGAAGGGCTTTTTGGAGGAAAATGATAAGACAAAGATGTATAGCCTTGCAATTTCAGATCAATGTTATAACTTTGTAAAAGATTTAATTAGAAAGGAAGTTAATATACTTACAGCACTCAAAGACCGTTATCCAATGGTTCTGGTATCTAATTTCTACGGAAATGTACAGTCTGTATTAGGCGATTTTGACTTACTTAAATATTTTGATGATATTATAGAATCGGCTGTTGTAGGTATAAGAAAACCCGATCCCGCTATATTTGGATTAGGCGTTGAGAAGCTTGGTCTTCCTGGTTCTTCCATTGTCGTTATTGGAGATTCTTATACGAAAGACATTGTTCCCGCTACAAAAAATGGATGCCAAACTATTTGGCTCAAAGGCTTGGGCTGGGGTGACGATGACGAAAATGCTACGGCTGATATAATTATAACGGATTTCATGGAGTTGAAATCTATCTTTCAATTAGATTGAAAGGCAATACTTGAATACATTGATAATACTATAGAGTCAGTCTGACTATCTGCTTTAGTAATGGATACCGTTTGTATGGTAGAAAAGCCCGGGTTGGGAGAATAAAGTAAAACAGATCTTCACTGAAACTATACTATTATATAGGATTTTATGAATTCGGGAGATAATATCCTGATGAAATAAAGTCTCCGGTTTAAAGGATTACTGCGGGTTGCAGTGTATTTTAAAAATTAATTAAAAATGGAAAAAGTACAAGTGAAAGAAGCCAAGGGTAAACTTGGTATTCTAACAATTGGTGTTGGAGCTGTTGCTACAACATTCATGGCAGGAACGTTATTAACACGTAAAGGACAAGGTGTTCCTGTAGGTTCAATTACACAGTTAGCTACAATGCGTCTGGGAAAAAGGGAAGA
Encoded here:
- a CDS encoding CDP-alcohol phosphatidyltransferase family protein codes for the protein MDNKQPTLESTLKSTDTEEFIDIHFYRPIGYRWALLFQKLGVTPNAVTIASIFLGIGSGICFYFDNIWISLLGIFLLVWANSYDSADGQLARMTKQFSALGRVLDGFAGNLWFASIYVGICLRLYPEWGGWIWVLACVTGYFHSKQAEMADYYRNVHLLFLKGKAGSELDNSAELTAKFKELTWSKNFGAKIVLFFYRNYTTDQENRSPRLQVLFRLLRERFGDVAPESFRNDFREKSLPLMKYTNILSFNTRSIALFVSILLGWPWLYFVFELTVLNILLVYMVTRHEKISKGFVLDIKSGKYN
- a CDS encoding HAD family hydrolase is translated as MFDLSKVKGIIFDYGGTIDSNGKHWAEVLWESYLDNEVPVTREQFREAFVYVERYLAANLVILPEDNFHVLLKKKVTLQIEYLLEKGFLEENDKTKMYSLAISDQCYNFVKDLIRKEVNILTALKDRYPMVLVSNFYGNVQSVLGDFDLLKYFDDIIESAVVGIRKPDPAIFGLGVEKLGLPGSSIVVIGDSYTKDIVPATKNGCQTIWLKGLGWGDDDENATADIIITDFMELKSIFQLD